The segment GACAAGGTGATCGTCCTCGGGTGTGGCCCGGTCGGTCTTCTCACCCAACGTTTTGCCTGGTTGAAGGGAGCGGAGCGGGTGATCGCAGTAGACTATATCGGGTACCGGCTGGAGCATGCCCGCAAGATCAACAGGACGGAGACGGTGGATTTCACCCGGATGGAGAATGTCGGTTCATATTTAAAGGAAATGACCCAGGGTGGAGCCGATGTGGTGATCGACTGTGTCGGAATGGACGGAAAAATGACCGGTTTGGAGCTGGTTCAAACGGCGTTAAAACTGCAGGGCGGCTCCATGGGGGCGATTCAGATCGCCAGCCAGGCGGTGCGAAAGGGAGGGGTGGTGCAACTGGTGGGGGTGTACGGTGCCAGGTATAACGCTTTTCCCTTGGGGGACTTCTTTTCCCGGAACGTTACCCTCCGGATGGGGCAAGCTCCGGTGCTCCATTACATGCCGCAACTTTATCGGATGATTGAAGAGGGGGATTTCGACCCTTCCACGATCATCACCCATACCCTGCCTCTGGAGAAAGCAGAACACGCTTATGAGATTTTTGACAAAAAAGAGGACGGTTGTGTCAAAGTGGTGCTGAAGCCCTGACGGGGAAGGACAGGGATTGAGAAAACAAAAGGGATCACGGATAATCGATGTGTCATGCCTGTGAGTATGGCCCATCCGGAAGGATGGCTCATAGCTGACTCCCGAGAATGACACAGAGGTGAGCCGATTGTCCGTTGCTATACAGGGTGATCCCGTCCCGGCGGTCTTTGTGGAACGCCCCAACCGTTTCCAGGCCGTGGTTGAGATCGGGGGAAACCGGGAGGTGGTCCATGTTCCCAATACGGGGCGGATGGACGAAATGTTGTTTCCC is part of the Kroppenstedtia eburnea genome and harbors:
- a CDS encoding zinc-dependent alcohol dehydrogenase, yielding MKAVTFQGIKDVKVKKVKEPQIEKPDDIILRITSTAICGSDLHLIHGMVPNLPEDYIIGHEPMGIVEETGPEVTRVKRGDRVVVPFTVSCGECYYCRNQLESQCDRSNPHGETGGYFGYSETFGGYAGGQAEYLRVPFGNFVPFVVPEESELEDEKLLFLSDIVPTAWWGVDEAGVKEGDKVIVLGCGPVGLLTQRFAWLKGAERVIAVDYIGYRLEHARKINRTETVDFTRMENVGSYLKEMTQGGADVVIDCVGMDGKMTGLELVQTALKLQGGSMGAIQIASQAVRKGGVVQLVGVYGARYNAFPLGDFFSRNVTLRMGQAPVLHYMPQLYRMIEEGDFDPSTIITHTLPLEKAEHAYEIFDKKEDGCVKVVLKP